From the genome of Pseudomonas yamanorum, one region includes:
- a CDS encoding AMP-binding protein has protein sequence MRDYSATTTQFNYQHTVDAALSGTLQALNACVECCDRHALPGRIALFWEGKDGRSATSTFTQLQDQAARFANFLLAQGVNRGDKVAGLLPRTAELLIVVLATWRIGAVYQPLFTAFGPKAIEHRLNSSGAALVVTDAVNRPKLNEVADCPTIVTVAGPNGEGIVRGDFSFWAELPNYSSLCEPVLLGADDPFLLMFTSGTTGPSKALAVPLKAIVAFQSYTRDAVDLRPEDAFWNVADPGWAYGIYFGVTGPLSMGHPITFYDGPFTLESTCRVINKYGITNLTGSPTAYRLLIAGGEQFAKSIKGKLRIVSSAGEPLNPEVIRWFADNLGVTIHDHYGQTELGMVLCNHHGLEHPVHVGSAGFASPGHRIVVLDDNHQELPAGQPGILAIDREQSPMCWFTGYDGVKTKAFVGKYYLSGDTVELNPDGSISFVGRSDDVITTSGYRVGPFDVESALIEHPAVVEAAVVGKPCPERTEIVKAFVVLSEQYRAEPALAEELRLHVRKRLAAHSYPREIEFVSELPKTPSGKLQRFILRNQEIAKAQAATA, from the coding sequence ATGCGTGATTACTCGGCCACCACCACCCAGTTCAACTACCAGCACACCGTTGACGCCGCCCTGTCGGGCACTCTGCAGGCCCTCAACGCCTGCGTCGAATGCTGCGACCGCCACGCCTTACCCGGCCGCATCGCGCTGTTCTGGGAGGGCAAGGACGGCCGCAGCGCCACGTCCACCTTCACCCAATTACAAGACCAGGCCGCCCGCTTCGCCAACTTCCTCCTGGCCCAGGGCGTCAATCGCGGCGACAAGGTAGCAGGCCTCCTGCCACGCACCGCCGAGTTACTGATAGTGGTACTCGCCACCTGGCGCATCGGCGCGGTCTATCAGCCGCTGTTCACCGCCTTCGGCCCCAAGGCCATCGAACACCGCCTGAACAGCTCTGGCGCAGCATTGGTGGTCACTGACGCCGTGAACCGTCCCAAACTCAATGAAGTGGCCGACTGCCCAACCATCGTCACCGTCGCCGGCCCCAACGGCGAAGGCATCGTGCGCGGCGATTTCAGCTTCTGGGCCGAACTGCCCAACTACTCCAGCCTCTGCGAACCCGTATTGCTGGGCGCCGACGACCCGTTCCTGCTGATGTTCACCTCCGGTACCACCGGCCCGTCGAAAGCCCTGGCAGTACCGCTCAAGGCAATCGTGGCGTTCCAGAGCTACACCCGCGATGCCGTCGACCTGCGCCCCGAAGACGCATTCTGGAACGTCGCCGACCCGGGTTGGGCCTACGGCATCTATTTCGGCGTGACCGGCCCCTTGTCCATGGGCCATCCGATCACCTTCTACGACGGCCCGTTCACCCTCGAAAGCACCTGCCGCGTCATCAACAAATACGGGATCACCAACCTCACCGGTTCCCCCACGGCCTATCGCCTGCTGATTGCCGGCGGCGAGCAGTTCGCCAAGTCGATCAAGGGCAAGCTACGCATTGTCAGCAGCGCCGGCGAGCCCTTGAACCCGGAAGTGATCCGCTGGTTCGCCGACAACCTCGGCGTGACCATCCACGACCATTATGGCCAGACTGAATTGGGCATGGTGCTGTGCAACCACCACGGCCTGGAACACCCGGTGCACGTGGGTTCCGCCGGTTTTGCCTCGCCAGGCCACCGCATCGTGGTACTGGACGACAACCACCAGGAACTGCCCGCCGGCCAGCCGGGCATCCTCGCCATCGACCGCGAACAATCGCCGATGTGCTGGTTCACCGGCTACGACGGGGTCAAGACCAAAGCCTTCGTCGGCAAGTACTACCTCAGCGGCGATACGGTGGAGCTGAACCCCGACGGCAGCATCAGCTTTGTCGGGCGCAGCGACGATGTGATCACCACCTCCGGCTACCGAGTAGGGCCGTTCGATGTGGAAAGTGCATTGATCGAGCATCCGGCAGTGGTGGAGGCCGCGGTGGTGGGCAAGCCATGCCCGGAGCGAACGGAGATCGTCAAAGCCTTTGTGGTGCTCAGCGAGCAATACCGCGCCGAGCCGGCCCTGGCCGAGGAGCTGCGCCTGCACGTACGCAAGCGCCTGGCGGCGCACTCGTACCCACGGGAAATCGAATTTGTCAGCGAGCTGCCCAAGACCCCGAGCGGCAAGCTGCAACGCTTCATTTTGCGTAATCAGGAAATTGCCAAGGCCCAGGCGGCCACGGCGTGA
- a CDS encoding bestrophin family protein produces MIVRPKPNLLGILFSLKGSIAKRIALRSLLVTLLASVIVLVETLHPAYFSKVNATPFTLLGLSLSIFMSFRNNACYDRWWEGRKQLGQMIIEIRSLIRETQILTPTDREAVLRALCGFAHGLIARLRLEDEAQAIRPWVSPKASHPNLPDSILQDLGARCSNLAEQGHISDWRYTQLETRLYGLSQVQASCERIKHTPLPFPYTLLLHRTIYLFCILLPFAMAEPLGWLTPVFTAIVSYTFFGLDEIGDDLEDPFGFDENDLPCNAILRTLEREILAALGETELPPALEPIEFVLT; encoded by the coding sequence ATGATCGTCCGCCCCAAACCCAACCTGCTCGGCATCCTGTTCTCCCTCAAGGGCTCAATCGCCAAGCGCATCGCCCTGCGCAGCCTGCTGGTCACCTTGCTGGCCTCAGTCATCGTGCTGGTAGAAACCCTGCACCCGGCCTACTTCTCCAAGGTCAACGCCACCCCCTTCACGCTCCTCGGCCTGTCCCTGTCGATCTTCATGAGCTTCCGCAACAACGCCTGCTACGACCGCTGGTGGGAAGGCCGCAAACAACTGGGCCAGATGATCATCGAAATACGCTCACTGATCCGCGAAACCCAAATCCTCACCCCCACCGACCGAGAAGCCGTACTACGCGCCCTGTGCGGTTTCGCCCACGGCCTGATTGCCCGCCTGCGCCTGGAAGATGAAGCCCAAGCAATCAGACCGTGGGTCAGCCCAAAGGCCAGCCACCCCAACCTCCCCGACAGCATCCTGCAAGACCTCGGCGCCCGCTGCTCGAACCTCGCCGAACAAGGCCACATCAGCGACTGGCGCTACACCCAACTGGAAACCCGGCTATACGGCCTGAGCCAGGTCCAGGCCTCGTGCGAGCGCATCAAGCACACGCCGCTGCCCTTCCCCTATACCCTGCTGCTGCACCGCACCATCTACCTGTTTTGCATTCTGCTGCCCTTCGCCATGGCCGAGCCGCTGGGCTGGCTGACGCCGGTGTTTACCGCGATCGTCAGCTACACCTTCTTCGGCCTGGATGAAATCGGCGACGACCTCGAAGACCCCTTCGGCTTTGACGAAAATGACCTGCCCTGCAACGCCATCCTCCGCACCCTGGAGCGCGAGATTCTCGCGGCCCTCGGCGAAACCGAGCTGCCGCCGGCCCTTGAGCCCATTGAATTCGTGCTGACGTGA
- a CDS encoding tetratricopeptide repeat protein, protein MSKSRRYSIIGLCALLFIVLITWYFTRTPPVVVPPAIAHGYAKALKQAHNGEPGAARVLYQQLGRPDLSDVRRAALHAELPNYPSPQALKLADKDLTHDAPMVREAAIHSIVGLVPSGQRTLLLGPLLDDPEQSVRFAAANALLGLSPDTLGLYFGPLQQVLDEYVKLLKGQPESPEGWIQLARLYIHSALLPDAQNALEQAMRLQPDNLQAVVAQIELLDKQGKVDESRQLLAKQLQAHPDSAYLQHALGMWLLHHGERAFALLSLSRAVELEPNNQDYRYDLATTLHAQEELEAAQRQLEEIVQRNPANRKARVLLVNYWKETGQLQNVQVLLAQLEQQNPDDPALQQGL, encoded by the coding sequence ATGTCAAAGTCACGCCGTTACTCCATCATCGGCCTGTGCGCCCTGTTGTTTATTGTGCTGATCACCTGGTATTTCACCCGTACGCCCCCGGTGGTGGTGCCCCCGGCCATCGCCCACGGTTACGCCAAGGCCTTGAAACAGGCACATAACGGCGAACCCGGCGCCGCCCGTGTGCTGTACCAACAGCTGGGCCGTCCGGACCTCTCCGATGTGCGCCGCGCCGCCCTGCATGCCGAACTGCCTAACTACCCCAGCCCCCAGGCCCTGAAGCTGGCGGACAAGGACCTTACCCATGACGCGCCCATGGTGCGTGAGGCGGCGATTCACAGCATTGTCGGCCTGGTGCCCAGCGGCCAGCGCACGCTGTTACTCGGGCCGTTGCTGGATGACCCGGAGCAAAGCGTCCGGTTTGCGGCGGCCAATGCCTTGCTGGGGCTGTCTCCCGACACCCTGGGCCTGTACTTCGGCCCGTTGCAGCAGGTACTCGACGAATACGTGAAGTTGCTCAAGGGCCAACCCGAAAGCCCCGAAGGCTGGATTCAGCTGGCACGCCTGTACATTCACAGTGCGCTGCTGCCCGATGCCCAAAATGCCCTGGAACAGGCGATGCGTCTGCAACCGGACAACCTGCAAGCCGTCGTCGCGCAAATTGAACTGCTGGACAAGCAGGGCAAGGTCGACGAATCCCGCCAGCTCCTGGCCAAGCAGTTGCAGGCTCACCCCGATTCGGCCTACCTGCAACATGCCCTGGGCATGTGGCTGCTGCACCATGGCGAGCGCGCGTTTGCCCTGCTCAGCCTGTCCCGGGCAGTGGAGCTGGAGCCGAACAATCAGGATTACCGCTACGACCTGGCGACCACCCTCCACGCCCAGGAGGAACTGGAGGCCGCCCAGCGCCAGTTGGAAGAAATCGTCCAGCGCAACCCGGCCAATCGCAAGGCGCGGGTCTTGCTGGTCAATTACTGGAAGGAAACCGGCCAGTTGCAGAATGTGCAGGTGCTGCTGGCGCAGCTTGAACAGCAGAACCCGGACGACCCGGCGCTGCAACAAGGCCTGTAA